The following are from one region of the Polyangium spumosum genome:
- a CDS encoding non-ribosomal peptide synthetase — protein sequence MSIHRLLTDLAQQGIKISASGEQLQVQAPKGALTAELRERIARNKAELLTLLREDPLDAQGRAQIVPAPAERHLPFPLTDIQKAYWLGRTGAFSVPTGIHTYSEYHCANLDIERLRAALATVVARHDMLRAHTLPDFMQVVDPEVEPNFEVVDLRGLTPSEQSERLAALRSVMSHRVYDTDKAPLHHVVVCRLDGSNSRLVTSFDAINVDGASFAILFKEWLHFYEAPRAALPPLGLTYRDYVLGLEARKQLPSYQRSLEYWTARAADLPPAPALPMAKDPSELEQTRFEHLETPLDTAHWNALKDRASAAKVTPTIVYLTAFAEVLGQFSANPRFTLNVTLFNRLPLHPDINSIIGDFTSMLLVDIDTGTNETFEERARRVQQTLWEAMEHREVSGIEVQRQVARARGEHRGALFPIIFTNMQRHEGLHALKKLGDLNYSVTQTPQLVLDHQLIEHDGNALVIWDYVVGVYPEGLMRDMFEVYTRLLRRLADDDAAWSSASLDLMPEAQRARRLAVHATDAGPIPEELLHVAFERIADDTPQKPAVISSSRTLTYEELDRRANHLAHELRARGVGPDKLVPIVMEKGWEQVVAVFGVLKAGGAYVPLDAAGSEERLRAMIRDTKARVVLTQARFENAAPWAEGVELLVVNDEPPRNGQEKRLPPLQEPRNLAYVLYTSGSTGQPKGAMIEHRSVMNRMTEVRDRFGLRPTDRAIALTALHHDLSVFDMFCVLAVVGGSIVLPDADKTREPAHWADIVREHGVTLWNSVPTFMQMMVEHAEGDADASRADLASLRWVIFSGDFIPVDLPDRLRALAADVTVIGAGGPTETTVWDICYPIGEIDPKWKSIPYGRPMRAATYHILDARLRERPDWVPGEMYIGGVGLARGYWGDEEKTRERFLPHPTTGERLYKSGDLGRWLPDGNIEILGRADFQVKIRGYRIELGEIEAALEAHPSVKDAIVLAVGEKAVDRRLCAYVVRKPEESPAPTPTPAAPIPAASSADKADFKLARHGLRRDLATAPSVPLDVQEQREMLREVYARRRSIRSFRDNPASRAGLSRLLGGLAAIEPEGAVLPKYLYPSAGSLYPVQTYVYARRVEGVEQGFYYYDPHDHALRKVSDEVMDRAAHAPPNVDIFEHSAFVVLFIGKISAIEPLYGPLARDFCLLEAGYMGQLLMERAHLSGLGLCPIGFFDFDRFRSAVGADASSVFVHGMIGGVADPAEYSVDALSMESAPKRTPQAAASSFPERMRSFLQRKLPEYMIPSAFVELDAMPLTSNGKVDRKALLALKLEAPKPHAEAGALPQSAREESLAKVVREVLGLDEIRVHQNFFEVGATSLQMVIIAKRLRAVLDREVPITLLFQSPNISALAAALAGAEPEAAPQKKAQERAEARLKARTRR from the coding sequence ATGAGCATCCATCGACTTTTGACCGATCTTGCACAACAAGGGATCAAAATTTCTGCGAGCGGAGAACAGCTCCAGGTCCAAGCGCCCAAAGGCGCGCTCACCGCGGAACTCCGAGAGAGAATAGCGCGAAACAAGGCAGAGTTGCTCACGTTGCTGCGAGAGGACCCGCTGGATGCACAAGGACGGGCGCAGATCGTACCCGCCCCGGCGGAGCGGCACCTCCCATTCCCGCTCACCGATATCCAGAAAGCTTATTGGCTCGGCCGAACCGGCGCCTTCTCGGTACCTACCGGGATCCACACGTACAGCGAATACCATTGCGCGAACCTCGACATCGAGAGGCTCCGCGCAGCGCTCGCAACGGTCGTCGCGAGGCACGACATGCTGAGGGCGCACACGCTGCCCGATTTCATGCAGGTGGTCGATCCCGAGGTCGAGCCCAACTTCGAGGTCGTCGACCTCCGCGGCCTCACGCCGAGCGAGCAATCGGAGCGGCTCGCCGCGCTGCGCAGCGTGATGTCCCATCGCGTCTACGACACGGACAAAGCACCCCTGCACCACGTCGTCGTCTGCCGCCTGGACGGTTCGAATTCCCGTCTCGTCACGAGCTTCGACGCGATCAACGTCGACGGGGCGAGCTTCGCGATCCTCTTCAAAGAGTGGCTGCACTTCTACGAGGCGCCCCGCGCCGCGTTGCCCCCGCTCGGCCTCACATACCGCGACTACGTCCTCGGGCTCGAGGCGCGCAAGCAGCTCCCGTCCTACCAGCGCTCCCTCGAATACTGGACTGCGCGCGCGGCGGACCTCCCGCCCGCGCCCGCGCTGCCCATGGCGAAGGACCCCTCAGAGCTCGAGCAGACCCGCTTCGAGCACCTGGAGACCCCCCTCGACACGGCGCACTGGAACGCCTTGAAGGACCGCGCGAGCGCCGCGAAGGTCACGCCGACCATCGTCTATCTGACCGCCTTCGCCGAGGTGCTCGGTCAGTTCAGCGCGAACCCGCGTTTCACGCTCAACGTCACGCTCTTCAATCGCCTACCGCTGCACCCGGACATCAATTCGATCATCGGCGATTTCACCTCGATGCTCCTCGTCGACATCGATACCGGGACGAACGAGACGTTCGAGGAGCGCGCGCGCCGCGTGCAGCAGACGTTATGGGAAGCCATGGAGCACCGGGAGGTGAGCGGCATCGAAGTGCAGCGTCAGGTTGCCCGCGCCCGAGGCGAGCACCGCGGCGCGCTCTTCCCCATCATCTTCACGAACATGCAGCGGCACGAGGGACTGCACGCGCTGAAGAAGCTCGGCGACCTGAACTACTCCGTCACACAGACGCCGCAGCTCGTCCTCGACCACCAGCTCATCGAGCACGACGGCAACGCGCTCGTCATCTGGGACTACGTGGTGGGCGTCTACCCCGAAGGCCTCATGCGCGACATGTTCGAGGTATACACGCGGCTCCTCCGGAGGCTCGCCGACGATGACGCGGCCTGGTCGAGCGCATCCCTCGATCTCATGCCCGAAGCGCAACGGGCGCGCCGCCTGGCCGTCCATGCGACCGACGCAGGCCCGATCCCCGAAGAGCTCCTGCACGTCGCGTTCGAACGGATCGCAGACGACACGCCCCAAAAACCTGCGGTCATCAGCTCGAGCCGGACATTGACCTACGAGGAGCTCGACCGCCGCGCGAACCACCTCGCGCACGAGCTGCGCGCCCGCGGCGTCGGGCCAGACAAACTCGTGCCGATCGTCATGGAGAAAGGCTGGGAGCAGGTCGTCGCCGTCTTCGGCGTGCTCAAGGCGGGCGGCGCGTACGTGCCGCTCGACGCAGCGGGCTCGGAGGAACGGCTGCGCGCGATGATCCGGGACACCAAGGCCCGCGTCGTCCTGACGCAGGCGCGATTCGAGAATGCCGCACCCTGGGCCGAAGGCGTAGAGCTCCTCGTGGTGAACGACGAGCCGCCGAGAAACGGCCAGGAGAAGCGGCTTCCTCCGCTACAAGAACCACGGAACCTCGCCTACGTGCTCTATACGTCGGGCTCCACAGGGCAACCCAAGGGCGCGATGATCGAGCACCGCTCCGTGATGAACCGAATGACCGAGGTCCGCGATCGGTTCGGCCTCCGCCCGACGGACCGCGCCATCGCGCTCACCGCGCTGCACCACGACCTCTCGGTGTTCGACATGTTCTGCGTGCTCGCCGTGGTGGGCGGCTCGATCGTCCTGCCCGACGCCGACAAGACACGCGAACCTGCGCATTGGGCCGATATCGTCCGCGAGCATGGCGTGACGCTCTGGAACTCGGTGCCGACCTTCATGCAAATGATGGTGGAGCACGCCGAAGGCGACGCCGACGCGTCCCGCGCCGACCTCGCGTCGCTGCGGTGGGTGATCTTCTCGGGCGATTTCATCCCCGTCGATCTGCCCGATCGGCTGCGCGCCCTGGCTGCCGACGTCACCGTCATCGGCGCCGGCGGTCCGACGGAGACGACCGTCTGGGACATTTGCTATCCCATCGGGGAGATCGACCCTAAATGGAAGAGCATCCCCTACGGCCGCCCCATGCGCGCCGCGACGTACCACATCCTCGACGCAAGGCTACGCGAGCGACCCGATTGGGTCCCCGGCGAGATGTACATCGGTGGCGTGGGCCTCGCCCGAGGGTATTGGGGCGACGAAGAAAAGACGCGCGAGCGCTTCCTCCCCCATCCGACGACCGGCGAGCGACTCTACAAGTCGGGAGACCTCGGCCGATGGCTCCCCGATGGCAACATCGAAATCCTCGGCCGAGCCGACTTCCAGGTGAAAATCCGCGGGTATCGAATCGAGCTCGGTGAGATCGAGGCGGCCCTCGAGGCGCACCCCTCCGTCAAAGACGCGATCGTGCTCGCGGTCGGCGAAAAAGCCGTGGACAGGCGGCTCTGCGCGTACGTGGTCCGCAAACCCGAAGAGAGCCCCGCGCCCACGCCTACGCCCGCCGCACCCATCCCGGCCGCGAGCAGCGCCGACAAGGCCGATTTCAAACTGGCTCGGCACGGGCTGCGAAGAGACCTCGCGACGGCGCCCTCCGTCCCGCTCGACGTGCAAGAACAACGCGAGATGCTGCGCGAGGTCTACGCGCGCCGCCGCAGCATCCGCTCGTTCCGCGACAACCCCGCCTCGCGCGCCGGGTTGAGCCGGCTCCTCGGTGGACTGGCGGCCATCGAGCCCGAGGGCGCAGTCCTGCCGAAATACCTCTATCCCTCGGCCGGCAGCCTCTACCCCGTGCAGACCTACGTTTATGCCAGGCGAGTCGAGGGCGTCGAGCAAGGATTCTACTATTACGATCCGCACGACCACGCGCTCCGGAAGGTCTCGGACGAGGTTATGGACCGCGCCGCGCACGCGCCGCCCAACGTCGACATCTTCGAACACTCCGCCTTCGTGGTCCTCTTCATCGGCAAGATCTCCGCGATCGAGCCGCTTTATGGGCCGCTCGCGCGCGACTTCTGCCTGCTAGAAGCAGGGTACATGGGCCAGCTGCTCATGGAGCGCGCGCACCTCTCGGGCCTCGGCCTCTGTCCGATCGGCTTCTTCGATTTCGACCGCTTCCGGTCGGCGGTTGGCGCCGACGCGTCGTCGGTCTTCGTGCACGGCATGATCGGCGGCGTTGCGGACCCCGCCGAGTACAGCGTCGACGCGCTCTCCATGGAGTCGGCCCCGAAGCGGACCCCGCAAGCCGCAGCGTCGAGCTTCCCCGAACGGATGCGGTCCTTCCTCCAGCGGAAGCTGCCTGAATACATGATCCCGAGCGCGTTCGTCGAGCTCGACGCCATGCCGCTCACCTCCAATGGGAAGGTCGACCGCAAGGCCTTGCTCGCACTGAAGCTGGAAGCGCCGAAGCCGCACGCGGAAGCCGGTGCGCTGCCACAGAGCGCCCGCGAGGAGAGCCTGGCGAAGGTCGTGCGCGAGGTCCTCGGCCTCGACGAGATACGCGTTCACCAGAACTTCTTCGAGGTCGGGGCGACGTCCCTTCAAATGGTCATCATCGCCAAACGCCTGCGCGCAGTCCTCGACCGCGAGGTCCCCATCACGTTGCTCTTCCAGTCGCCGAACATCAGCGCGCTCGCCGCAGCCCTCGCCGGCGCGGAGCCCGAAGCCGCGCCGCAGAAGAAGGCCCAGGAGCGGGCCGAAGCCCGCCTCAAAGCCCGCACCCGTCGCTGA
- a CDS encoding type I polyketide synthase yields MSDVIEGAVAIIGMAGRFPGAANLSEFWRNLRGGVSGISHLDEAPAEGIVPAAALLEGFDLFDASFFDITRRDAELMDPQRRFFLECAWEALESAGVDPQVYEGSIGVYAGSSASSYLSTRLDMQGNVYEGFQSLLGNDKDYLPTFLSYKLDLKGPSVAIQTACSTSLVAVHVACGSLLARECDVALAGGVTMRLTRGRGYKYEDGFILSPDGHCRAFDERAQGTIFGNGVGVVVLKRLEDALEDGDPIRAVIRGSAINNDGSLKVGFTAPSVGGQTQVIAEALAVARVDPGTIRYIEAHGTGTPIGDPIEMAALKQAFAGVAERGRIAIGALKSSVGHLESAAGIAGLIKAVLAIENGLIPANVDFEKLNPELGIEHSPFYIRAASHEWRPSAAPRRAGVSSFGIGGTNAHVVLEEAPRSSKKSAPPASCHLLPITAKSEAAVAESARRYVGFLGETAADLGDIAFTASLRRRHHAHRLVVSGASKEELAGALAAFLGGGSPPGLEVGQARAAAPKVVFVFPGQGLIWPGVGQRLADEEPAFRDALAACDAAILREAGFSVIAEMRAEEGRSRLAQIDVAQPVLFAIEVALAALWRSYGVEPDLVLGHSMGEVAAACVAGALSLEDTAKVICRRSALLRKVRGKGAMAMVELSMDDAERAIATRKHLVSVAASNGPRSTVISGEPAAIAELLAELAARSVFCQPVKVDVASHSPQMEPLATELRAALAGLAPGPASVAMQSTVTAERVSGPELSREYWAKNLRNPVLFAPVVERLIDDGATLFVEMSPHPSLLPSVNEALLRAKVEGAAVSSLRFRVAERRSILDSLGRLYVHGYPIDFRRLYPEGGRVVDLPSYPWQRERFWIEGATPARPTSPLDVAPAPLLPGCTYELAWRRIEPSPEPSFPRSASFVLFMDEAGLGRALLERLSSLGARCIRVEASGTYSRVGPHAYTIDASRPDDYRRLFQEAFGTAEHCRGVVHLSGLDAAPLAAAPADALFSGAVRATTSAAYAMQAMVRHGFREPPRLFLVTRGAQAVRPGETVSVAQAPLFGLGATIAVEHPELACARIDLGIVEAEAEVELLCRELASREREDTIALRSEGRYAARVVRTDLEGGAPEVGLAADRTYLITGGLGAMGLAFAAWFVELGARSLALLDTRAASEEARSVIAELEAAGARVIVADVDVARREDLARFFAALDADLPELGGVVHAAAVFDDHTLLGQTEASLRASLAPKALGGLHLHELTADRALDFFLVCASLSSLLGSPARANDAASDALLVALARERVRAGLPSATIHWGPFARAGQANAGAPRSLRGMQALTAAEGLAGLRSLLARPRVEVAIARFDVRSWVEFFPTAAGLPLLSELVAEGARSSARAAAPSFVETLLAHAPAERLALLERYVLEHAGAALRLDPARMGRDAPFQSFGVDSLTSLEIRNRLCTGLGLDLSATLLFTYPRASALASHLLDLLEETARPSRHATSSPERPWLAARVDLTRVRDMTEEEAEAALDAEIEALGGHSA; encoded by the coding sequence ATGAGTGACGTGATCGAGGGGGCCGTCGCCATCATCGGCATGGCGGGTCGGTTCCCTGGCGCAGCGAACCTTTCGGAGTTCTGGAGGAACCTGAGGGGGGGCGTTTCGGGAATTTCTCATCTAGACGAAGCTCCCGCCGAGGGAATCGTTCCTGCCGCGGCGTTGCTCGAGGGCTTCGACCTCTTCGACGCATCTTTCTTCGATATCACGCGCCGCGACGCGGAGCTCATGGATCCGCAGCGCCGATTCTTCCTGGAGTGCGCGTGGGAGGCACTCGAGTCCGCCGGCGTAGATCCGCAGGTATACGAGGGGTCGATCGGCGTCTATGCAGGCTCGAGCGCGAGCAGCTATCTGTCGACGCGGCTCGACATGCAGGGCAATGTCTATGAGGGGTTTCAATCCCTGCTCGGCAACGACAAGGACTATCTCCCCACGTTCCTGTCGTACAAGCTCGACCTGAAGGGCCCCTCGGTCGCCATCCAGACGGCCTGCTCGACGTCGCTCGTGGCCGTGCACGTGGCGTGCGGGAGCCTGCTCGCGCGCGAGTGCGACGTCGCCCTTGCAGGTGGCGTGACGATGCGGCTCACGCGCGGCAGGGGCTATAAGTACGAGGACGGGTTCATCCTGTCGCCCGACGGTCATTGCCGCGCTTTTGATGAGCGAGCGCAGGGGACGATCTTCGGCAACGGCGTCGGGGTCGTGGTCCTGAAGCGGCTCGAGGACGCCCTCGAAGACGGGGATCCGATTCGAGCCGTCATTCGGGGCAGCGCCATCAACAACGACGGGTCTCTGAAGGTCGGTTTCACCGCGCCGAGCGTGGGGGGCCAGACGCAGGTGATCGCCGAGGCGCTCGCAGTCGCGCGCGTCGACCCTGGCACCATTCGATACATCGAGGCGCACGGCACCGGCACGCCGATCGGCGATCCCATCGAAATGGCGGCGCTCAAGCAGGCCTTCGCCGGGGTCGCGGAGCGAGGACGGATCGCGATCGGAGCATTGAAATCGAGCGTGGGGCACCTCGAGTCGGCGGCCGGCATCGCGGGCCTCATCAAGGCCGTGCTCGCCATCGAGAACGGCTTGATCCCCGCGAACGTCGACTTCGAGAAGCTGAACCCCGAGCTCGGGATCGAGCATAGCCCCTTCTACATCCGGGCGGCGTCGCATGAATGGAGGCCGAGCGCCGCGCCGCGGCGGGCGGGCGTGAGCTCGTTCGGCATCGGGGGGACAAACGCCCACGTCGTCCTTGAGGAGGCGCCGCGGTCGTCCAAGAAATCGGCGCCGCCGGCCTCGTGTCATCTGCTGCCGATCACGGCGAAGAGCGAGGCCGCGGTCGCCGAATCAGCGCGGAGATACGTCGGGTTCCTCGGCGAAACAGCGGCGGACCTCGGGGATATCGCCTTCACCGCCAGCCTCCGGCGCCGGCATCACGCCCATCGACTCGTGGTCTCGGGGGCCTCCAAGGAGGAGCTCGCGGGGGCGCTCGCGGCGTTCCTGGGCGGTGGATCGCCCCCGGGCCTCGAGGTGGGGCAGGCGCGCGCCGCGGCGCCGAAGGTCGTCTTCGTTTTTCCTGGCCAGGGTCTGATCTGGCCGGGGGTCGGGCAGCGGCTCGCCGACGAGGAGCCTGCCTTCCGCGACGCGCTTGCAGCTTGCGACGCGGCGATCCTGCGCGAGGCGGGGTTCTCCGTCATTGCCGAGATGCGCGCCGAGGAGGGGCGCTCGCGGCTTGCCCAGATCGACGTGGCGCAGCCGGTGCTCTTCGCCATCGAGGTCGCGCTCGCGGCGCTGTGGCGCTCGTACGGCGTAGAGCCCGATCTGGTGCTGGGTCATAGCATGGGCGAGGTCGCGGCGGCATGCGTCGCGGGCGCGCTCTCCCTGGAGGACACCGCGAAGGTCATCTGTCGTCGGAGCGCTCTCTTGCGGAAGGTGCGCGGCAAAGGGGCGATGGCCATGGTGGAGCTGTCCATGGACGACGCGGAGCGCGCGATTGCGACGCGCAAGCACCTCGTCAGCGTCGCAGCCAGCAATGGCCCTCGATCGACGGTTATCTCGGGCGAGCCTGCGGCGATCGCGGAGCTCTTGGCCGAACTCGCGGCGAGATCGGTGTTTTGCCAGCCGGTGAAGGTCGACGTGGCGTCGCATAGCCCGCAGATGGAGCCGCTGGCGACGGAGCTCCGCGCAGCGCTCGCGGGCCTCGCTCCGGGGCCCGCGAGCGTCGCGATGCAATCGACCGTGACCGCCGAGCGCGTGTCGGGCCCGGAGCTATCGCGCGAGTACTGGGCGAAGAACCTCCGCAACCCCGTGCTCTTCGCGCCGGTCGTCGAGCGGCTCATCGACGACGGAGCGACGCTGTTCGTCGAGATGAGCCCGCACCCGAGCCTCCTCCCGTCGGTGAACGAGGCGCTCTTGCGGGCCAAGGTCGAAGGGGCTGCGGTCTCGTCGCTGCGCTTTCGCGTGGCCGAGCGCCGGAGCATTCTCGATTCGCTCGGCCGGCTGTACGTGCACGGCTACCCCATCGATTTTCGGCGGCTCTACCCCGAAGGCGGACGCGTCGTGGATCTGCCGAGTTATCCTTGGCAGCGCGAGCGGTTCTGGATCGAGGGCGCCACGCCTGCGCGGCCCACGTCACCCCTCGACGTGGCGCCCGCGCCTTTGCTCCCAGGATGCACGTACGAGCTCGCATGGCGGCGGATCGAGCCCTCGCCCGAGCCGTCCTTCCCTCGATCTGCGTCGTTCGTTCTGTTCATGGACGAGGCCGGCCTGGGGAGGGCCCTCCTCGAGCGTCTGTCGTCGCTCGGCGCGCGTTGCATCCGCGTCGAGGCGTCGGGCACCTATTCTCGGGTCGGCCCCCATGCGTATACCATCGACGCGTCGAGGCCCGACGATTACCGTCGCCTCTTCCAGGAGGCGTTTGGCACGGCCGAACATTGTCGGGGCGTCGTGCACCTCTCTGGGTTGGACGCCGCGCCTCTCGCCGCCGCTCCGGCCGACGCGCTCTTCTCGGGCGCGGTTCGGGCGACGACGAGCGCCGCGTATGCCATGCAGGCGATGGTGCGCCACGGTTTCCGCGAGCCGCCGCGGCTCTTCTTGGTCACGCGAGGCGCGCAGGCGGTGCGTCCGGGTGAAACCGTCTCGGTCGCGCAGGCGCCTCTGTTCGGGCTCGGGGCCACGATCGCGGTCGAGCATCCAGAGCTGGCGTGTGCGCGGATCGACCTCGGCATCGTCGAGGCCGAGGCCGAGGTCGAGCTCCTTTGCCGCGAGCTCGCGAGCCGCGAGCGTGAGGATACGATCGCGCTCCGCTCGGAGGGTCGATATGCGGCGCGGGTGGTCCGAACAGACCTCGAGGGAGGCGCGCCCGAGGTGGGGCTCGCTGCGGATCGGACGTACTTGATCACCGGCGGGCTCGGCGCGATGGGGCTCGCGTTCGCGGCCTGGTTCGTGGAGCTCGGGGCGCGGAGCCTCGCGCTCCTGGACACGCGAGCTGCGAGCGAAGAGGCACGGAGCGTCATCGCGGAGCTCGAGGCCGCGGGCGCGCGCGTGATCGTCGCGGACGTGGACGTCGCGCGCCGCGAGGACCTCGCGCGATTCTTCGCGGCGCTCGACGCGGACCTGCCCGAGCTCGGGGGCGTGGTGCACGCCGCCGCCGTCTTCGACGACCATACGCTGCTCGGACAGACCGAGGCGAGCTTGCGCGCCTCGCTCGCCCCGAAGGCGCTCGGCGGGCTCCACTTGCACGAGCTCACCGCGGATCGCGCGCTCGATTTCTTCCTGGTGTGCGCCTCACTCTCGTCGCTCCTTGGTTCTCCGGCGCGCGCGAACGACGCGGCGTCCGACGCGCTTCTCGTCGCGCTCGCGCGGGAGCGGGTGCGCGCGGGCCTTCCTTCCGCGACCATCCATTGGGGTCCGTTCGCGCGTGCTGGCCAGGCGAACGCCGGCGCGCCGCGCTCGCTGCGCGGCATGCAGGCTCTGACGGCGGCGGAGGGGCTCGCCGGGTTGCGCTCCTTGCTCGCGCGTCCTCGCGTCGAGGTCGCCATCGCGCGCTTCGACGTGCGGTCCTGGGTCGAGTTCTTCCCGACCGCCGCGGGCCTGCCCTTGCTCTCGGAGCTCGTCGCCGAGGGCGCGCGTTCCTCGGCTCGCGCCGCCGCGCCGAGCTTCGTCGAGACGCTGTTGGCCCACGCGCCTGCCGAGCGCCTCGCGCTCCTCGAGCGGTATGTCCTCGAGCACGCAGGCGCCGCGCTTCGGCTCGATCCTGCTCGCATGGGTCGCGACGCGCCATTCCAGAGCTTCGGCGTGGATTCGCTGACGAGCCTCGAGATCCGCAACCGGCTCTGCACGGGCTTGGGCCTCGATCTCTCGGCGACGCTCTTGTTCACGTATCCGCGCGCGTCCGCGCTCGCTTCGCACCTGCTCGATTTGCTCGAGGAGACGGCCCGCCCGTCTCGCCACGCGACATCGTCGCCCGAGCGTCCTTGGCTCGCGGCGCGCGTCGACTTGACGCGTGTGCGGGACATGACCGAAGAGGAAGCCGAGGCCGCACTCGATGCGGAGATCGAGGCGCTCGGGGGCCATTCAGCATGA